A single genomic interval of Clostridium facile harbors:
- a CDS encoding LTA synthase family protein — protein sequence MKQVVKRFRLQRKENTTKYYKLNQVFLWTSPLFLILLCEFNHLQDFGALIGFIVHDFSVILFDTLLLGAVILTVLCLVKSGFIATFVPGLFLFIISFVEYYKYQSSGSHFVLTDLFMAGNTSQLMKFAGVQLNAYFIIDILIFITYFAVIFWFNPRIRFAQKPLKRLVTAVSCVLTVSIIVATPVSNFVYSAFALDNEEASNNYECDDKFKKNNLIAYLAQTSTEQILNSPEEPESYSENEIRKELQPAKPAVSDQKPNVVMIMSESFADFRRLDGIPNLDEYYQNFDQFAKEGICGNCVVPTFGNTTVRTEFELMFGLPMKSLNDSTSPQKMLPERETSQPTFADYYKSQGYSTTYIHPFLNSFYDRDQIYNNYNFDELRFQDDFKTDTTKFRQYIDDKSDFNEIISCLKQSEQPAYVYTSTMQNHQPYNLDSGMTEFEYYMAGIQQTDQALAMLMEQLKQLDEPTIVLFVGDHYPYFTDSSDSYDLADISTENAYVLYQQPFVIWNNYGASRNVEQTVSAFYLPHLIVQLTGGEQTPFISTMLDQMQTTPVYSSNYSVEIENNKVLDDLTYDRVLGEIYSRDSVNTP from the coding sequence GTGAAGCAAGTAGTCAAAAGGTTCCGTTTACAACGAAAAGAAAACACAACAAAATACTACAAATTAAACCAGGTATTTCTTTGGACATCGCCTTTATTTCTAATCCTGCTGTGTGAATTTAATCATCTACAGGACTTTGGAGCATTAATTGGGTTTATTGTCCATGATTTTTCTGTTATTTTGTTTGATACTTTGTTATTAGGTGCTGTCATTTTAACAGTATTGTGCCTTGTCAAAAGTGGTTTTATTGCTACTTTTGTTCCGGGATTATTTTTGTTTATTATTTCGTTCGTGGAATATTATAAATACCAATCCAGTGGTTCTCATTTTGTACTAACCGATTTATTTATGGCGGGGAACACTTCTCAACTAATGAAGTTTGCCGGAGTACAATTAAACGCTTATTTTATCATAGATATTTTGATTTTTATCACATATTTTGCAGTCATCTTCTGGTTTAATCCCAGAATTCGTTTTGCCCAAAAACCGCTGAAACGTTTAGTTACAGCTGTAAGTTGTGTATTAACAGTCAGCATTATTGTAGCTACTCCCGTTTCCAATTTTGTATATTCCGCATTTGCACTGGATAATGAGGAAGCTTCCAACAACTATGAATGTGACGATAAATTTAAAAAGAATAATTTGATCGCATATTTAGCACAAACCTCTACGGAACAGATTCTCAACTCTCCGGAAGAACCAGAAAGCTATTCTGAAAATGAAATCCGAAAGGAACTACAGCCAGCTAAACCGGCAGTTTCCGACCAGAAGCCGAATGTTGTTATGATTATGTCAGAATCCTTTGCGGATTTCCGCAGATTAGATGGTATACCAAACTTGGATGAATATTATCAGAACTTTGACCAGTTTGCAAAAGAAGGTATTTGCGGAAACTGTGTTGTTCCTACCTTTGGTAACACTACCGTGAGAACCGAATTTGAATTGATGTTTGGGCTGCCAATGAAAAGTTTAAATGACAGTACTTCTCCACAAAAGATGCTGCCAGAACGGGAAACTTCCCAGCCTACCTTTGCGGATTATTATAAATCGCAAGGATATTCCACCACCTATATTCACCCATTCCTCAATAGCTTTTATGATAGGGATCAGATTTATAACAACTACAACTTTGATGAACTCCGTTTTCAAGATGATTTTAAGACAGATACAACAAAATTTCGCCAATACATTGATGATAAAAGCGATTTTAATGAAATTATTTCCTGCTTAAAACAGAGCGAACAGCCTGCCTATGTTTATACTTCTACGATGCAAAACCACCAGCCCTATAATTTGGATTCTGGTATGACAGAATTTGAATATTATATGGCGGGGATTCAGCAGACAGACCAGGCCTTGGCTATGCTAATGGAACAGTTAAAACAATTGGATGAGCCAACTATTGTGTTATTTGTGGGAGACCATTATCCTTATTTTACTGATAGCTCAGATTCCTATGATTTAGCGGATATTAGCACAGAAAATGCCTATGTCCTGTATCAACAGCCGTTTGTTATTTGGAATAATTATGGTGCATCTAGGAATGTAGAACAGACTGTTTCTGCCTTTTACCTGCCTCATTTAATTGTCCAGCTAACCGGTGGGGAACAAACGCCGTTTATCTCCACAATGTTGGACCAGATGCAGACAACACCGGTTTACTCTAGCAATTATTCAGTAGAAATAGAGAACAATAAGGTGTTGGACGATTTAACCTATGACCGTGTATTGGGGGAAATTTATTCTAGGGATTCTGTAAATACTCCTTGA
- the typA gene encoding translational GTPase TypA yields the protein MIRNDLRNIAIVAHVDHGKTTLVDEMLKQGGAYRENQVVEERVMDSNDLERERGITILSKNTAVYYKDTKINIIDTPGHADFGGEVERVLKMVDGVILLVDAAEGPMPQTRFVTQKALELGLKIIVVVNKIDRPDARLDEIPDEVLELLLDLDASEEQLESPILFCSGRSGTASLSQYEEGKDLTPLFETILNHIDPPSGDETKDTQVLVSAIDYNEYVGRIAIGKVESGVVKQGEDVTVCDYHESKDPYRGKIVNLYQIDAFGRTPIKEATVGDIVCFSGIEKITIGDTICKLGNVDPLPFVKISEPTVEMTFGVNDSPFAGQEGKFVTSRQIRERLQKELLKDVSLRVSDTDSTEKFNVCGRGEMHLSILIENMRREGFELSVSTPRVLFKEIDGKKCEPIERVVIDVPEESLGSVMEKMGQRKGELVQMAPQGSRMRVEFLIPSRGLFGYRNEFLTDTKGEGIMNTIFDSYQPFKGEIPTRSTGSLVSYETGTAVTYGLYNAQERGTLFIGAQTPVYEGMVVGCSPKQEDLVVNVCKKKQLTNTRASGSDDALRLTPPRVMSLEESLEFLAEDELLEVTPESLRIRKRILSNVQRAKQRNK from the coding sequence GTGATAAGAAATGATTTGAGAAACATTGCGATTGTTGCCCACGTAGACCATGGTAAAACCACCCTGGTAGATGAAATGCTAAAACAGGGCGGCGCTTACCGTGAAAACCAGGTAGTGGAAGAAAGGGTAATGGACTCGAACGACCTGGAACGGGAACGTGGTATTACCATTTTATCAAAAAACACTGCTGTATATTATAAAGATACCAAAATTAATATTATTGATACCCCTGGACATGCCGATTTTGGCGGTGAAGTAGAGCGTGTATTAAAGATGGTAGACGGGGTTATTCTGTTAGTTGACGCTGCGGAAGGCCCTATGCCGCAAACACGTTTTGTGACCCAGAAAGCTTTGGAACTGGGGTTAAAAATTATAGTAGTAGTAAATAAAATTGACCGTCCAGACGCCCGCCTGGATGAAATCCCAGATGAAGTATTGGAATTATTGTTGGATTTAGATGCTTCTGAGGAACAATTGGAAAGCCCAATTTTGTTCTGCTCTGGACGTTCCGGTACTGCTTCCCTCTCCCAATACGAGGAAGGAAAAGATTTAACCCCATTATTTGAAACAATTTTGAATCATATTGACCCTCCTTCCGGAGATGAAACCAAAGATACCCAGGTATTGGTTTCTGCCATTGATTACAATGAATATGTAGGTCGTATTGCTATTGGTAAAGTGGAAAGCGGTGTTGTAAAACAAGGAGAAGATGTTACCGTTTGCGATTATCACGAAAGCAAAGACCCATACCGTGGCAAGATTGTAAACTTATATCAGATTGACGCATTTGGTAGAACTCCTATTAAAGAAGCAACTGTAGGGGATATTGTTTGTTTTTCCGGTATCGAAAAAATTACAATTGGGGATACTATTTGTAAATTGGGGAATGTAGACCCATTGCCATTTGTAAAAATCAGCGAACCTACGGTAGAAATGACTTTTGGCGTAAACGATAGCCCATTTGCGGGGCAGGAAGGTAAGTTTGTCACCTCCCGCCAGATTCGGGAACGGCTGCAAAAAGAACTGTTAAAAGATGTTTCTTTGCGTGTTTCGGACACAGATTCCACCGAAAAATTCAATGTTTGTGGACGTGGAGAAATGCACCTGTCCATTTTAATTGAAAATATGCGCCGCGAAGGGTTTGAACTCTCAGTAAGTACTCCTAGAGTTCTGTTTAAAGAAATTGACGGCAAAAAATGCGAACCAATTGAACGGGTAGTAATTGATGTTCCAGAAGAATCCCTGGGTTCCGTTATGGAAAAAATGGGCCAGAGAAAAGGGGAACTGGTTCAGATGGCTCCACAAGGTAGTCGTATGCGGGTTGAGTTTTTAATTCCATCTCGTGGGTTGTTTGGTTATCGAAATGAATTCCTTACCGATACCAAAGGCGAAGGGATTATGAACACCATTTTCGATAGTTATCAGCCTTTTAAAGGAGAAATTCCAACCCGTTCCACCGGAAGTTTGGTTTCCTACGAAACAGGTACCGCTGTTACCTATGGTTTGTACAATGCCCAGGAAAGAGGAACTCTGTTTATTGGTGCCCAGACCCCTGTTTATGAAGGGATGGTTGTTGGTTGTTCTCCAAAACAGGAAGATCTGGTAGTAAATGTTTGTAAGAAAAAACAGCTTACCAACACCCGTGCTAGCGGGTCAGATGATGCTTTGCGCTTAACTCCACCACGTGTGATGAGCTTGGAAGAATCTTTGGAATTTTTGGCGGAAGACGAGCTCTTGGAAGTAACACCAGAATCTTTGCGTATTAGAAAACGCATTCTAAGTAATGTACAACGCGCAAAACAAAGAAATAAATAA
- a CDS encoding tRNA1(Val) (adenine(37)-N6)-methyltransferase, producing MFEYQLERLNRNIVVCVTPEHKFGTDAFLLANFASPRRKDLVCDLGTGCGIIPFIWCKRHKPKEIWGVEIQPQGIEQFQIGLDHSTVEPVIHPVCGDLKQLSGMPFGQFDLVTCNPPYFSNGAGFLSEMSAEQVARHETRCTIQDVCQSAVKLLKYGGKLCICQRPERLADTICSMREAGLEPKRLRMVAKYPDSTPWLFLLEGKKGSKPFLQVMPTLGIYEGEEFSQEMQKIYDWEAE from the coding sequence ATGTTTGAATATCAGCTAGAACGGTTAAATCGGAATATTGTAGTGTGCGTTACCCCAGAGCACAAATTCGGTACAGATGCTTTTTTGTTGGCAAACTTTGCTTCCCCAAGGCGGAAAGATTTGGTCTGTGATTTGGGGACAGGCTGTGGGATCATTCCATTCATTTGGTGTAAACGCCATAAGCCAAAGGAAATTTGGGGGGTGGAAATTCAGCCTCAGGGGATTGAGCAGTTCCAAATTGGACTGGATCATTCCACTGTGGAACCAGTAATCCATCCAGTTTGTGGGGATTTAAAACAACTATCTGGTATGCCATTCGGACAGTTTGACCTGGTAACCTGTAACCCACCTTATTTTTCGAATGGGGCTGGATTCTTAAGCGAAATGTCTGCGGAACAGGTGGCACGCCATGAAACAAGGTGTACCATACAGGATGTTTGCCAATCGGCGGTAAAACTGTTAAAATATGGAGGGAAGCTCTGTATTTGTCAACGTCCGGAACGCTTGGCGGATACCATTTGCAGCATGCGGGAAGCTGGTTTAGAGCCAAAACGACTACGGATGGTGGCAAAATATCCGGATTCTACACCATGGCTGTTTTTGTTGGAAGGCAAAAAAGGAAGCAAGCCGTTTTTACAAGTCATGCCGACATTAGGAATTTATGAAGGGGAAGAATTTTCCCAGGAAATGCAGAAAATTTATGATTGGGAGGCAGAGTAG
- the rsmI gene encoding 16S rRNA (cytidine(1402)-2'-O)-methyltransferase, with amino-acid sequence MAGILYVVGTPIGNLSDFSPRAVETLQQVDFIAAEDTRVTLKLLNHFGIKKPMVSYYEHNLRQRGEQIIQRILAGENCAIVSDAGMPCISDPGEDLVRLCAEYQIETRVVPGPSAVISALCVSGLVTSRFSFEGFLSTNKRSRLEHLTSIRKDTHTLIFYEAPHKLLSTLKDLYETLGDRKISLVKEITKLHESVNRTTLAQAVQYYTENTPKGEFVLVLEGAVIAENNEEEMTLEQAVQLAKELMEQGHRPSDAAKEAAKLTQFKKAEIYKQLID; translated from the coding sequence GTGGCAGGTATCTTGTATGTTGTTGGAACGCCAATTGGGAATTTATCCGATTTTTCACCTAGGGCAGTGGAAACACTGCAGCAGGTGGATTTTATCGCTGCGGAAGATACCCGGGTAACTTTAAAGTTACTCAACCATTTTGGCATTAAAAAACCGATGGTCAGCTATTATGAACATAATCTTCGCCAGCGTGGGGAGCAGATTATCCAGCGCATTTTAGCTGGAGAAAATTGCGCGATTGTTTCGGATGCCGGAATGCCTTGTATTTCTGACCCTGGAGAGGATCTAGTAAGGCTGTGCGCAGAATATCAGATTGAGACTAGGGTAGTACCTGGGCCAAGCGCAGTGATTTCTGCTTTATGTGTCAGCGGACTGGTGACATCCCGTTTTTCCTTTGAAGGTTTTTTAAGCACCAACAAACGGAGCCGCCTGGAACATCTCACTTCCATCCGGAAGGATACCCATACCTTGATTTTTTATGAAGCGCCTCATAAACTGCTTTCTACCCTAAAAGATCTTTATGAAACGTTGGGGGACCGAAAAATCTCTCTGGTGAAAGAGATTACCAAACTACATGAATCAGTCAACCGGACAACATTGGCACAAGCGGTGCAATATTACACGGAAAATACGCCAAAAGGGGAATTTGTGCTTGTGCTGGAAGGGGCTGTTATTGCGGAAAACAATGAGGAAGAAATGACATTAGAACAGGCAGTACAACTGGCAAAAGAACTGATGGAGCAAGGGCACCGTCCAAGTGATGCGGCAAAAGAGGCGGCAAAACTGACTCAGTTCAAAAAAGCGGAGATTTATAAACAATTAATTGATTAA
- a CDS encoding PPC domain-containing DNA-binding protein: MEYRKCGTTYVVRLDVEDEIVESLQRLCEDEKIDLAQISGIGALKQAEIGVFDTTTKQYHSNTYTGVYEIGNLTGNISTMNGVPYFHLHITIGNINHHECYSGHLNKGVVGATAELFVNVIDGKIDREFSPEVGLNIIRFVDEN, translated from the coding sequence ATGGAGTATCGTAAATGTGGAACCACTTATGTAGTGCGGCTAGATGTTGAGGATGAAATTGTGGAATCCTTACAGCGACTTTGTGAAGATGAAAAAATTGATTTAGCTCAGATTTCTGGGATTGGGGCATTAAAACAGGCAGAAATTGGAGTGTTTGACACCACGACAAAGCAATATCATAGCAATACTTATACTGGCGTTTACGAGATTGGAAATTTAACCGGAAATATTTCTACCATGAATGGGGTACCATACTTTCACCTGCACATTACTATCGGCAATATTAACCACCATGAGTGTTACAGTGGGCATTTAAACAAAGGTGTGGTTGGTGCCACAGCCGAATTATTTGTTAACGTCATTGACGGAAAAATCGACCGGGAATTCAGTCCAGAAGTGGGATTAAATATTATCCGATTTGTTGATGAGAATTAG